The proteins below come from a single Jaculus jaculus isolate mJacJac1 chromosome 12, mJacJac1.mat.Y.cur, whole genome shotgun sequence genomic window:
- the Neil2 gene encoding endonuclease 8-like 2, with protein sequence MPEGPSVRKFHHLVSPFVGQQVVKTGGSSKKLPPATLQSLWFQDAQVHGKKLFLQFDPDEEMALPGSNPLAELVGEGKLEKEAMGPEPTLGPSTQEPSAGSQCVELVSGDSSGQRGHSPAAGAQRWLEIRFGLFGSIWVNNFSRAKKANKRGDWSDPVPRLVLYFGGGDFLAFYNCQLSWSPPPVVEPTCDILSEKFHRGQALEALGQAQPVCYTLLDQRYFSGLGNIIKNEALYRARIHPLSLGSLLSSSHLETLVDQVVKFSTDWLQGKFQGKGWHKQIYQKEQCPAGHQVMKEALGPTGGFQRLTWWCPECQPRLPQEEPQKLQNSEGT encoded by the exons ATGCCAGAAGGACCATCTGTGCGAAAGTTTCACCATCTCGTCTCTCCCTTTGTGGGCCAGCAGGTGGTCAAGACAGGGGGCAGCAGTAAGAAGCTACCCCCTGCCACCCTTCAGTCTCTGTGGTTCCAGGACGCCCAG GTGCATGGAAAGAAATTATTCCTTCAGTTTGATCCAGATGAAGAAATGGCACTGCCTGGCAGCAATCCCCTGGCAGAGCTTGTAGGAGAAGGAAAGCTGGAGAAAGAGGCCATGGGTCCAGAGCCCACCTTgggacccagcactcaggaacccTCTGCTGGATCCCAGTGTGTAGAGCTTGTGTCTGGGGACTCCAGTGGACAAAGGGGACACAGCCCTGCAGCAGGTGCTCAGAGATGGCTGGAGATCAGGTTTGGTTTGTTCGGTAGCATCTGGGTGAACAACTTCTCAAGAGCAAAGAAAGCCAACAAGAGAGGTGACTGGAGCGACCCTGTGCCCAG GTTGGTCCTGTACTTTGGTGGAGGTGACTTCCTAGCATTTTATAATTGCCAGTTGTCTTGGAGCCCACCTCCAGTGGTTGAACCTACCTGTGACATACTGTCTGAAAAATTCCACCGAGGACAAGCCTTGGAGGCTCTGGGCCAGGCTCAGCCTGTGTGCTACACGCTGTTGGACCAAAGATACTTCTCAGGATTAG GGAACATCATTAAGAATGAAGCCTTGTACCGAGCCAGGATCCATCCCCTCTCTCTGGGCTCGCTCCTGAGTTCTTCCCATCTGGAGACCCTTGTAGATCAGGTGGTGAAGTTCAGTACAGACTGGCTTCAGGGCAAGTTCCAGGGCAAGGGGTGGCACAAGCAGATATACCAGAAGGAGCAGTGTCCTGCTGGGCACCAGGTCATGAAGGAGGCGTTGGGGCCAACAGGGGGGTTCCAGAGGCTCACCTGGTGGTGCCCTGAGTGCCAGCCTCGGCTGCCACAGGAGGAGCCACAGAAGCTCCAGAACTCCGAAGGCACCTAG